From the Gordonia bronchialis DSM 43247 genome, one window contains:
- a CDS encoding VOC family protein encodes MSREVQVTFDCADPAALADFWAQVLGYRLQDPPPGFDSWEAALEALGVPPENRNDASALVDPDGRGPRVFFQRVPEGKTAKNRVHLDVRAAPGLAGDERIAALEKECERLVGLGGRRLERHEPAPPMAGGHIVMADPEGNEFCLD; translated from the coding sequence ATGTCCAGAGAAGTCCAGGTGACCTTCGACTGCGCAGACCCCGCCGCGCTGGCGGACTTCTGGGCGCAGGTCCTCGGCTACCGATTGCAGGATCCACCACCGGGATTCGACTCCTGGGAGGCGGCGCTGGAGGCATTGGGGGTGCCACCGGAGAACCGCAACGACGCGTCGGCGCTTGTCGACCCCGACGGGCGCGGACCGCGCGTCTTCTTCCAGCGAGTACCGGAAGGGAAAACCGCGAAGAATCGTGTGCACCTCGACGTCCGGGCCGCACCCGGACTCGCGGGTGACGAACGGATAGCGGCCCTCGAGAAGGAGTGCGAGCGTCTCGTCGGGCTCGGTGGTCGTCGGCTCGAGCGCCACGAACCCGCGCCGCCGATGGCAGGCGGTCACATCGTGATGGCCGATCCGGAGGGCAACGAGTTCTGCCTCGACTGA
- a CDS encoding TetR/AcrR family transcriptional regulator has translation MAQDWLVGGVRADSARNRLLDVAATIVAQRGIDRFEINDLAARAHCSRATVYRHVGGKQAIVETVLGVASVHIVDTVREAVVSLHGPERAQVAIEVALREIRADPVTSQFIRSGRFLEGTRLVLHSPVVARIAAELIDLDPTDNVPAALAVRSVLALLIWPASTPELEIQMIEELAVAVCRH, from the coding sequence GTGGCTCAGGACTGGTTGGTCGGCGGGGTACGAGCGGATTCGGCGCGTAACCGACTGCTCGATGTCGCGGCGACCATCGTCGCCCAGCGCGGTATCGACCGCTTCGAGATCAACGACCTGGCCGCCCGTGCCCACTGTTCGCGTGCCACCGTCTACCGCCACGTGGGCGGCAAACAAGCGATTGTCGAGACCGTTCTGGGCGTCGCCTCGGTACACATCGTCGACACCGTTCGCGAAGCCGTCGTCTCGCTACACGGACCCGAACGCGCCCAGGTAGCCATCGAAGTCGCGCTGCGTGAGATCCGTGCAGATCCGGTGACGAGTCAATTTATCCGGTCCGGACGGTTCCTCGAGGGCACCCGCTTGGTGCTTCACTCGCCGGTGGTCGCGCGGATCGCCGCTGAACTCATCGACCTCGACCCCACCGACAATGTGCCGGCAGCACTGGCCGTCCGTTCGGTGCTGGCGCTGCTGATCTGGCCCGCGAGTACTCCTGAACTGGAGATACAGATGATCGAGGAACTGGCCGTCGCGGTATGTCGGCACTGA
- a CDS encoding PPOX class F420-dependent oxidoreductase: protein MTPAAFDPREFLSTARIGVLATIKSDGMPQLSPVTPFYDRSTDTILVSVAQGRAKTANMRRDPRAALEVTSSDGYTWATAEGAVTLVGPGDDPHGPEVEALVDYYRRAAGEHPDWDEYRAAMVDDRRVLMTMQVHKVYGARLR from the coding sequence ATGACCCCTGCAGCCTTTGACCCCCGCGAATTCCTCAGCACCGCACGAATCGGAGTGCTGGCGACCATCAAGTCCGACGGCATGCCTCAACTGTCACCGGTGACGCCCTTCTACGATCGCTCGACCGACACGATCCTGGTGTCGGTGGCCCAGGGGCGGGCCAAGACCGCCAACATGCGGCGCGATCCGCGGGCGGCACTCGAGGTCACCAGTTCCGACGGGTACACCTGGGCGACCGCCGAAGGGGCGGTCACCCTCGTCGGTCCGGGCGACGACCCGCACGGACCCGAGGTGGAGGCCCTGGTGGACTACTACCGCCGCGCCGCAGGCGAGCATCCCGACTGGGACGAGTACCGCGCGGCGATGGTCGACGATCGCCGCGTGCTGATGACGATGCAGGTTCACAAGGTGTACGGCGCACGGCTGCGCTGA
- a CDS encoding cytochrome P450 yields the protein MRDLDDPYAGLADLRDNNPVARFGDSEFYAVTSWDLIAEAVARTDDFSSNLTATMVWHDDGQVTGFPVAELGSSMHVLATADDPRHRMHRRIIMPSLTARRVSRLEPFIEQTLVDLWATGVVGDRVDWVESIAQRLPMAVVAELLGLPEYDIAELIRWSFASTVLLDGVVTADQLESATAAVGELSAYLTAAFDRALAEPGDDVLRDLARLVHCGDLDQDSAVMILIQLVAAGAESTVSLLGTSVWLLARHPDIVAALAADRELIPVFVEEVLRLESPFRGHYRHVVNDTTLGQTPLPAGSHLYLMWGAANRDPAIFDYADSISLDPSDRRSHMAFGKGIHLCVGAPLARLEARLGIAQLLDATSEFRLASPDPQWERSLMVRRLTTLPLILAG from the coding sequence ATGCGTGATCTTGATGACCCCTATGCCGGTCTCGCCGACCTGCGCGACAACAACCCGGTCGCTCGATTCGGCGATTCGGAGTTCTATGCGGTGACGTCCTGGGACCTGATAGCCGAAGCAGTGGCCAGGACCGATGACTTCTCGTCAAATCTCACGGCGACCATGGTGTGGCACGACGACGGGCAAGTCACAGGCTTTCCGGTCGCCGAACTGGGCTCCTCGATGCATGTGTTGGCCACCGCCGACGATCCCCGCCACCGGATGCATCGTCGAATCATCATGCCGTCGTTGACGGCCCGGCGGGTCAGCCGGCTCGAACCGTTCATCGAGCAGACGTTGGTGGACCTGTGGGCGACAGGAGTCGTCGGGGATCGCGTGGACTGGGTGGAGTCCATCGCTCAACGTCTACCGATGGCGGTGGTGGCCGAGCTGCTGGGATTGCCCGAATACGACATCGCCGAACTCATTCGATGGTCTTTTGCCAGCACTGTGCTCCTGGACGGTGTGGTCACCGCCGATCAGTTGGAGTCGGCAACCGCTGCGGTCGGTGAGCTCAGCGCCTATCTCACAGCCGCCTTTGATCGGGCGTTGGCCGAACCCGGCGACGATGTACTGAGAGATCTGGCGCGGCTGGTTCATTGCGGCGACCTCGATCAGGACTCTGCGGTGATGATCTTGATCCAACTCGTCGCGGCGGGCGCGGAATCGACCGTGAGCCTACTGGGAACGTCGGTCTGGCTGCTCGCGCGCCATCCGGATATTGTGGCCGCACTTGCAGCCGATCGCGAACTCATACCGGTGTTCGTCGAGGAAGTACTGCGGTTGGAGTCGCCGTTCCGCGGACACTATCGGCATGTCGTCAACGACACCACCCTCGGTCAGACACCGTTACCCGCCGGATCGCACCTCTACCTCATGTGGGGTGCGGCCAATCGCGACCCGGCAATCTTCGACTACGCGGACTCGATCAGCCTCGACCCATCCGACCGTCGCTCGCACATGGCATTCGGCAAGGGAATTCACCTATGCGTCGGTGCGCCACTGGCACGACTGGAAGCGCGCCTGGGCATCGCTCAGCTACTGGACGCGACCTCCGAATTCAGACTGGCCTCGCCGGACCCACAATGGGAACGGAGTTTGATGGTGCGACGCCTCACGACATTGCCGTTGATCCTCGCCGGCTGA
- a CDS encoding MFS transporter, giving the protein MIFEPEPDDGPVEVSATYRVAEERHDEFLDAMAAVARSRRRTGARNWRLYRSGDEPDRFVEQFIVSSWSEYRRQHRDRWTSYDHDNVARVLAMTGSGEPDEEHLFTTDVR; this is encoded by the coding sequence CTGATCTTCGAGCCCGAGCCCGACGACGGCCCGGTGGAGGTGAGCGCCACCTATCGGGTCGCTGAGGAGCGGCATGACGAGTTCCTCGACGCGATGGCGGCCGTGGCCCGATCACGCCGCCGCACCGGCGCACGGAACTGGCGGCTCTATCGCAGCGGCGACGAGCCCGACCGCTTCGTCGAGCAGTTCATCGTGTCGTCGTGGTCGGAGTACCGGCGCCAGCATCGCGACCGGTGGACCTCCTACGACCACGACAACGTCGCCCGTGTACTTGCCATGACCGGCTCTGGCGAACCCGACGAAGAACATCTGTTCACAACGGATGTCCGATAG